The following coding sequences are from one Candidatus Margulisiibacteriota bacterium window:
- the gltA gene encoding glutamate synthase (NADPH), homotetrameric — MSVKKNSVPMREQSPELRVTNFEEVPLGYSIEEAIKEASRCLQCATRPCVSGCPVCINIPDFIKELRNENFQKAIDIIHKSNSLPAVTGRVCPQEKQCQSVCVMKKAGEPVSIGRLERFLADWDLNNRKTMTIPVINKKIVKTYDRTALHRVAIVGSGPAGLSCAVDLAKMDYEVTVFEGFHEVGGVLVYGIPEFRLPKVIVSKEINQLKDLGVIFATNILIGKALTLEELFQEGFSAIFIGTGAGLPNFMGIPGENLNGIYSANEFLTRVNLMKAYKFPDFDTPIKRGKKVAVIGAGNVAMDCARTALRLGAEQVHLIYRRTEEEMPARTEEIHHAREEGIQFHLLTNPVAYTGDEAGFVTQVMCEKMILGDLDASGRKRPTPKSGSEYSLSIDEAIIAVGTTPHPIIARTTPGLKTKKRGEIEVDDQGMTSIPGIFAGGDIVTGAATVITAMGAGKKAAIQIDSYIKN; from the coding sequence ATGAGCGTAAAAAAAAATTCCGTACCCATGCGCGAGCAATCTCCGGAATTAAGGGTTACCAACTTCGAAGAGGTTCCTCTCGGTTATTCAATTGAAGAAGCAATCAAGGAAGCTAGCCGGTGTTTGCAATGCGCAACCCGCCCTTGCGTCTCAGGCTGTCCGGTATGTATAAATATCCCGGATTTCATAAAAGAATTGCGTAACGAAAATTTTCAAAAAGCTATCGATATTATTCATAAATCCAACTCACTGCCGGCTGTTACCGGAAGAGTATGTCCACAAGAGAAACAGTGCCAGTCAGTTTGTGTAATGAAAAAAGCAGGAGAGCCCGTCTCTATCGGCAGATTGGAAAGGTTCCTGGCAGACTGGGACCTAAATAACAGAAAAACCATGACAATCCCAGTTATTAACAAAAAGATTGTAAAGACATACGACCGTACAGCGTTACATAGGGTAGCGATTGTCGGATCAGGACCTGCCGGACTTAGTTGTGCGGTTGATCTTGCAAAAATGGACTACGAAGTGACCGTTTTTGAAGGATTTCACGAAGTAGGCGGCGTACTCGTTTATGGCATTCCCGAGTTTCGTTTGCCCAAAGTTATTGTTTCAAAAGAAATAAACCAGCTTAAAGATCTAGGCGTTATTTTCGCGACAAATATTCTTATTGGAAAAGCGCTGACATTAGAAGAACTCTTCCAAGAAGGATTCAGCGCAATATTTATTGGTACTGGAGCAGGATTGCCGAATTTCATGGGGATACCGGGTGAAAATCTAAATGGGATATATTCAGCAAATGAGTTTCTCACTCGAGTCAACCTTATGAAAGCCTATAAATTCCCGGATTTCGATACCCCCATAAAAAGAGGAAAAAAGGTTGCGGTTATAGGCGCTGGGAATGTCGCAATGGATTGCGCGAGAACAGCGCTTCGATTAGGGGCAGAACAGGTACACCTTATCTACAGAAGAACAGAAGAAGAAATGCCTGCACGAACAGAAGAAATCCACCATGCAAGAGAAGAAGGGATACAATTCCATCTGCTAACTAATCCGGTTGCATATACCGGAGATGAGGCTGGTTTCGTGACACAGGTTATGTGCGAAAAAATGATACTCGGTGACCTTGATGCTTCGGGAAGAAAACGCCCGACACCAAAGTCAGGATCAGAGTATTCCCTTAGCATTGATGAAGCAATTATAGCTGTAGGTACAACACCTCACCCCATAATTGCACGAACCACCCCCGGGCTTAAAACTAAAAAGCGAGGGGAAATAGAGGTCGATGACCAAGGCATGACATCAATTCCCGGGATATTTGCCGGAGGAGATATTGTTACTGGTGCGGCTACGGTCATTACCGCAATGGGTGCGGGGAAAAAAGCCGCAATCCAAATAGATAGTTATATAAAAAATTGA
- a CDS encoding NADH-quinone oxidoreductase subunit F, which yields MADNKTTNEKVIIMCDGSRCAHNKSQELIARVNEELAAKGLSGHVRVCTSGCQGFCNQGPIMIVNPEFTIYGGVQSSDIEEIIDSHVVNDKVVDRLAIKEDHLYNRFFKVFGDVGFFGKQMRICLRNCGIIDPENIDEYFSVRGYEALAKVLSDMAPEQVIAEVKKSGLRGRGGGGFSAGMKWEFTAKAESELKYVVCNADEGDPGAFMDRSSIEGDPHSLIEGMSIGGYATGASRGIVYIRAEYPLAISRLEIAIADARKHGLLGKNIMGSDFSFDIEIRLGAGAFVCGEETALIHSIEGQRGVPRPRPPFPAVKGVFGYPTVLNNVETWFNVPVIILDGADWFSSIGTEKSKGTKVFALAGNVKNTGLIEVPMGTTLRDIIFDIGGGISNGKKFKAVQTGGPAGGCLPEEYLDTPIDYDSLIKAGSMMGSGGMIVADEDNCMVNLAKFFMDFIRSESCGKCVPCREGTRRMYDILELICAGKAEMGHIDELESLGKVIIASSLCGLGKAAPNPILSTLRYFRHEYEEHINEKKCRASVCKDLLSYEIIDSCIGCGACKRACPTSAIRGEVKAKHVIDQAKCIKCGQCFATCKFSAIIR from the coding sequence ATGGCGGATAACAAAACAACAAATGAAAAAGTAATAATAATGTGCGATGGCTCAAGATGTGCGCACAACAAGTCTCAAGAGCTAATTGCACGTGTTAATGAAGAATTGGCCGCTAAAGGCCTGAGCGGACATGTTCGAGTATGTACTTCCGGATGTCAGGGATTTTGTAATCAGGGTCCGATCATGATCGTTAATCCGGAGTTTACGATTTATGGCGGGGTTCAATCGAGCGATATTGAAGAAATCATTGATAGCCATGTAGTAAATGATAAAGTCGTTGACCGGCTTGCTATCAAAGAAGATCATTTATATAACCGGTTTTTTAAGGTTTTTGGGGATGTGGGCTTTTTCGGTAAACAAATGAGAATTTGTTTGAGGAACTGCGGCATCATCGATCCTGAGAATATTGATGAATATTTTTCTGTGCGGGGCTATGAAGCCTTAGCAAAAGTTCTTTCTGATATGGCTCCTGAACAAGTAATTGCAGAAGTTAAGAAATCCGGACTGCGTGGACGAGGCGGCGGTGGTTTTTCTGCTGGAATGAAATGGGAATTTACTGCAAAAGCAGAAAGCGAACTTAAATATGTTGTTTGTAACGCTGATGAAGGTGATCCTGGCGCATTTATGGATAGGTCCTCTATTGAGGGTGATCCCCATTCGCTTATCGAAGGTATGTCTATTGGCGGTTATGCGACCGGCGCTTCGAGGGGCATTGTTTATATTCGAGCTGAGTATCCGCTGGCAATTAGCCGGCTAGAGATTGCAATCGCAGATGCTCGCAAACATGGTCTGCTTGGCAAGAATATAATGGGCTCAGACTTTTCTTTCGACATTGAAATAAGATTAGGAGCAGGCGCGTTTGTCTGCGGTGAGGAAACCGCACTTATTCATTCTATTGAAGGACAGCGTGGTGTTCCGCGCCCTCGTCCTCCGTTTCCGGCCGTCAAAGGTGTCTTTGGATATCCTACTGTACTTAATAATGTAGAGACCTGGTTCAATGTGCCGGTAATTATTCTTGACGGCGCAGATTGGTTTAGCAGTATCGGTACAGAGAAGAGCAAGGGCACAAAAGTGTTCGCGTTGGCTGGAAATGTTAAGAATACCGGACTTATAGAGGTGCCGATGGGTACAACGCTTCGTGACATTATATTCGATATCGGTGGCGGTATTTCTAATGGCAAAAAGTTTAAAGCCGTACAAACCGGCGGACCGGCTGGCGGATGTCTGCCCGAGGAATACCTTGATACTCCAATTGATTATGACAGCTTGATTAAAGCTGGTTCTATGATGGGTTCCGGTGGCATGATCGTGGCAGACGAAGATAATTGCATGGTTAATTTAGCTAAGTTTTTTATGGACTTTATCAGGAGTGAGTCTTGTGGCAAATGCGTTCCCTGTAGAGAAGGAACCCGTAGAATGTATGATATTCTAGAACTTATTTGTGCAGGTAAAGCTGAAATGGGCCATATTGATGAGTTGGAATCCCTCGGTAAGGTTATTATTGCTTCTTCTCTCTGTGGTCTGGGCAAAGCTGCACCTAATCCGATCCTGAGTACGCTTAGATATTTCCGACATGAATATGAAGAGCATATCAATGAAAAAAAATGTCGTGCCAGTGTCTGCAAGGATCTATTGTCTTACGAAATAATCGATTCTTGTATCGGTTGCGGCGCGTGCAAACGAGCATGCCCAACCAGCGCGATCAGGGGAGAAGTAAAAGCGAAGCACGTTATTGATCAGGCCAAATGTATTAAGTGCGGTCAGTGTTTTGCAACATGCAAGTTCAGTGCAATTATAAGGTAA
- a CDS encoding formate dehydrogenase subunit alpha, which translates to MKITINGRTVEAHPGQTVLQAARAHGFYVPTLCYHEKTGPASKCRICVVEIAGMRGLQTSCSVAAQDGMDIKTETEEIISTQKSLVNLLLASGEHNCLACEKSGNCELQDVAYHFGIEKPSIQFANEFDQPDTSSPFVMIDRKKCISCGRCVAACNNVVVNNVLDLGFRGRDTKVICDDDKPMGESTCVQCGECSQLCPVGAIIDKKAIGKARNWETKKVRTTCPYCGVGCQLILHVNEKTNTIVKITGEEDAVNNGMLCVKGRFGFDFVNSNERLTTPLIRDKKGGELKETTWEEAISFISKKLTEIKTKHGPDAIAGLASAKVSNEENYIFQKFVRSVIGTNNVDHCARLCHASTVAGLAQSFGSGAMTNDIAGIKEADVALLIGSNTSEAHPVIGSVLKQAVKHGKTKLIIIDPKDIPMSKHAAINVRQRCGTDVAVLNGIMNIIINNSWYDKNFVETRCENFEAFKEEVAKYPANLVAEISGIPADKLEAIAKLFGKAKNAAIFYSMGITQHTTGVDNVCSVANLQMLCGNIGRPGVGVNALRGQNNVQGACDMGALPNVYPGYQAVTDENARLKFQTAWNTTLTDKIGLTVTEMLTAADEGILKAIYIMGENPMLSDPDSHHTEHSLKGLELLVVQDIFMTETAQLADVVLPTASYAEKDGTFANTERRVQRIRKAIKSPGLAKEDWQIVQDIANSMGAGWSYTTAQDISKEINKLTPQYAGISWERLEGMGLTWPCPNSEHPGTPILHTEKFTRGLGMFKAIPYIPPAELPDQNYPLVLTTGRVLEQFHTGTMTRKTDGLNQLAGPMVMISIADAQELGIADKETIKITSRRGEIQAPAFVTDGINKGTIFMPFHYKEAAANVLTNTAVDPIAKIPEFKVCAVKVSKI; encoded by the coding sequence ATGAAAATTACAATTAACGGCCGCACAGTAGAAGCACATCCAGGCCAGACCGTACTTCAGGCAGCAAGGGCGCATGGGTTCTACGTACCAACGCTGTGTTACCATGAAAAAACCGGACCAGCCAGCAAATGCCGGATCTGCGTGGTAGAAATCGCAGGAATGAGAGGCCTTCAAACCTCCTGTTCAGTAGCTGCCCAAGACGGCATGGACATCAAAACCGAAACTGAAGAAATAATTTCCACTCAGAAATCCTTAGTTAACCTGCTGCTCGCAAGCGGAGAACATAATTGTTTAGCCTGTGAAAAATCCGGAAACTGCGAATTACAGGATGTGGCTTACCACTTCGGGATAGAAAAACCCAGCATCCAGTTTGCCAATGAATTTGACCAGCCAGACACAAGCTCGCCTTTCGTAATGATCGACAGAAAAAAATGCATATCTTGCGGCAGATGCGTTGCGGCATGCAACAATGTTGTAGTAAATAATGTCCTTGACCTCGGTTTTCGCGGACGCGATACCAAAGTGATCTGCGATGACGACAAACCTATGGGGGAATCAACCTGCGTTCAATGCGGTGAGTGTTCACAGCTTTGTCCGGTCGGTGCCATAATCGACAAAAAAGCCATCGGCAAAGCCCGCAACTGGGAAACAAAAAAAGTCAGAACAACCTGTCCTTACTGCGGAGTTGGCTGCCAGTTAATATTACATGTAAATGAAAAAACCAATACCATAGTAAAAATAACCGGGGAAGAAGATGCGGTAAATAACGGAATGCTTTGTGTCAAAGGCCGCTTCGGGTTTGATTTTGTAAATAGCAACGAAAGACTCACGACCCCTCTTATCAGAGATAAAAAAGGCGGAGAACTTAAAGAAACAACGTGGGAAGAAGCCATTTCTTTTATATCAAAAAAGCTTACAGAAATAAAAACCAAGCACGGGCCGGATGCAATTGCAGGACTTGCTTCTGCCAAAGTCAGCAACGAAGAAAATTATATTTTCCAGAAATTTGTCAGATCCGTAATTGGGACCAATAATGTAGATCACTGCGCAAGACTTTGTCATGCCTCAACTGTGGCAGGGCTTGCCCAATCATTCGGATCCGGAGCGATGACCAATGACATTGCCGGGATCAAGGAAGCTGACGTCGCCTTGCTGATCGGGTCTAACACCTCCGAAGCGCACCCGGTTATAGGCTCAGTACTAAAACAGGCGGTAAAACATGGAAAAACCAAACTCATTATTATTGATCCGAAAGACATCCCGATGTCAAAACATGCCGCAATTAATGTTCGCCAACGATGCGGAACTGACGTCGCCGTTCTTAACGGGATCATGAATATTATTATTAATAACAGTTGGTACGACAAAAATTTTGTTGAGACCAGATGTGAAAATTTTGAAGCGTTTAAAGAAGAAGTCGCAAAATACCCAGCTAACCTGGTTGCGGAAATATCCGGAATTCCGGCTGATAAGCTTGAAGCTATAGCAAAACTTTTCGGCAAGGCTAAAAATGCAGCCATTTTTTATTCCATGGGTATCACCCAGCACACAACGGGCGTAGACAATGTATGTTCCGTCGCTAACCTGCAAATGCTGTGTGGAAATATAGGAAGGCCTGGCGTAGGCGTAAACGCACTACGCGGACAGAACAACGTACAGGGCGCATGCGATATGGGGGCTTTACCGAATGTATACCCTGGCTATCAGGCAGTAACAGATGAGAATGCCAGATTGAAATTCCAGACTGCCTGGAATACTACCTTAACTGACAAAATCGGCCTTACCGTTACTGAAATGCTCACGGCTGCCGACGAAGGGATATTAAAAGCAATTTATATTATGGGTGAGAACCCTATGCTAAGCGATCCGGACAGCCACCATACCGAGCATTCGCTGAAAGGTCTTGAATTATTGGTAGTACAGGATATTTTTATGACGGAAACCGCCCAGTTAGCAGACGTCGTATTACCAACAGCATCATATGCCGAAAAAGACGGGACTTTTGCCAATACTGAGCGCAGAGTGCAAAGAATAAGAAAAGCGATCAAATCACCAGGCCTCGCGAAAGAAGACTGGCAGATAGTCCAAGATATAGCAAACTCAATGGGTGCTGGCTGGAGTTATACAACAGCGCAAGACATCTCAAAGGAAATCAACAAACTTACACCGCAATATGCCGGCATTTCATGGGAAAGACTTGAAGGTATGGGACTCACCTGGCCTTGTCCAAATAGCGAACACCCTGGAACGCCAATTCTACATACCGAAAAATTCACGCGGGGTTTAGGAATGTTTAAAGCCATACCGTATATACCGCCCGCGGAACTACCAGACCAGAACTATCCCTTGGTCCTGACTACAGGCAGGGTCCTGGAGCAATTCCATACCGGGACTATGACCAGAAAAACTGACGGGCTCAACCAACTGGCAGGACCGATGGTGATGATCTCGATTGCTGATGCACAAGAGCTTGGCATAGCCGACAAGGAAACTATCAAAATCACATCAAGGAGAGGTGAAATACAAGCTCCGGCGTTTGTTACCGATGGCATTAATAAAGGTACAATATTTATGCCATTCCATTATAAAGAAGCTGCAGCAAACGTTCTTACAAATACAGCCGTTGATCCGATCGCGAAGATACCGGAATTCAAAGTGTGTGCGGTTAAGGTTTCAAAAATTTAA
- a CDS encoding formate dehydrogenase accessory sulfurtransferase FdhD, whose protein sequence is MDENIYLELPVTELSKDDSGIHVNLVDKQVISEISLKLIINGEEFVSLLCLNQFPEELALGFLYNEGFIDSFDDVAGIYFNERMFAVIIQLKDGLVLNTQENLRSITSGCGKGLTYINPLKTNNFSPATSPITISISRIWEMMKNFNRQSEIYTVIGGVHSVLFQDKTRTILNEDIGRHNCVDKITGILLKENRIKDATEGILFSSGRISSEIMTKIVRLNIPVLVSRSAPTASAVRFAQSYNITLLGYARGTKATIYSCPERIVAE, encoded by the coding sequence ATGGATGAAAATATATATCTCGAATTACCGGTTACCGAGCTATCAAAAGATGATTCGGGAATTCACGTGAATCTTGTCGACAAACAGGTTATCTCGGAGATTTCACTAAAACTGATTATTAATGGAGAAGAATTCGTTTCGCTACTCTGTCTTAACCAATTTCCGGAAGAACTCGCGCTAGGATTTCTCTATAACGAAGGGTTCATTGATTCATTTGACGATGTCGCTGGCATCTATTTCAATGAGCGAATGTTCGCTGTCATTATCCAGCTGAAAGACGGACTCGTCCTCAATACCCAGGAGAACCTCAGAAGCATAACTTCCGGGTGCGGGAAAGGGCTCACCTATATTAATCCGCTGAAAACCAATAATTTTTCTCCGGCAACAAGTCCGATTACAATTTCGATAAGCCGAATATGGGAAATGATGAAAAACTTTAATCGACAATCGGAAATATACACGGTTATCGGAGGCGTACATAGTGTGCTGTTTCAGGATAAAACCCGGACGATTTTAAATGAAGACATCGGACGGCATAATTGTGTCGATAAGATAACAGGAATACTACTGAAGGAAAATCGAATAAAGGACGCAACGGAAGGGATACTATTCTCAAGCGGAAGAATTTCTTCAGAAATCATGACGAAGATTGTTCGGCTTAATATTCCAGTGCTCGTATCACGCTCAGCACCAACAGCTTCAGCGGTCAGATTCGCTCAAAGTTACAACATTACTTTACTGGGCTATGCCAGAGGGACAAAGGCTACGATCTATAGCTGTCCGGAAAGGATAGTTGCAGAATAA
- a CDS encoding NAD(P)H-dependent oxidoreductase subunit E codes for MPQMVISEKLQQLRDFIDKLQERENPDSYLIAILHKAQSLYGYIDKAVVEDISVRTKISLAKIWGVVTFYHFFKLKPAGEYEISVCLGTACYVKGAERILDAIKETIGVGIGDTTEDKLFTLQETRCIGACGIAPVATINGKVYGELSPNKIVKIINDIKAKK; via the coding sequence ATGCCACAAATGGTAATTAGTGAAAAATTGCAGCAGTTAAGAGATTTTATTGATAAACTTCAAGAGCGTGAAAACCCGGATTCCTATTTGATTGCCATTCTGCACAAGGCGCAGAGCTTATATGGTTATATCGATAAAGCAGTTGTTGAAGATATTTCCGTTCGAACCAAGATTAGTCTGGCTAAGATCTGGGGAGTGGTTACCTTCTATCATTTTTTTAAGCTCAAGCCTGCTGGAGAATATGAAATATCTGTTTGTCTTGGAACCGCCTGCTATGTTAAGGGAGCAGAGCGGATACTCGACGCTATCAAAGAGACAATTGGGGTCGGAATCGGAGATACTACCGAAGACAAGCTTTTTACTCTGCAGGAAACCCGATGTATAGGCGCTTGCGGGATCGCTCCTGTTGCAACGATTAATGGCAAAGTATACGGTGAGCTTTCACCGAATAAAATTGTAAAGATCATTAACGATATTAAAGCAAAAAAATAA
- a CDS encoding ABC transporter: protein MRGTVMLVTKNINKKLTRFQLNNISFHVEKGDYLVVLGPSGAGKTVLLEILAGVQKQQSGSILLNGTDVSESAPEMRNIGLLYQHYMLFPHMTVRKNISFSLQVKRKKKEIIAQQVSHYAGLLQIDHLLDRYPDNLSGGEKQRVALARALAMNPQLLLLDEPFASVDSNLKRRLIEVLKNLHKQFNLTVIHVTHDINEALYLANKIAIIQDGAIVQFGPKDSVFKNPANTFVADFLGYKNIFKGVIVDREYFSTNDIRIHLDAVYEDRESVILIPPESIILSPRNTATSARNSFEGNVADIIHKNGFYEIIIEIGIRLSVYITHDSFNSLMIENGMRIHVLFKATAVKIY from the coding sequence ATGCGGGGAACAGTCATGCTCGTCACAAAGAATATTAATAAAAAACTTACGCGATTTCAGCTCAATAATATTTCCTTTCACGTCGAGAAAGGCGACTATCTCGTAGTTCTCGGGCCATCAGGGGCTGGGAAAACCGTTTTATTGGAAATACTCGCAGGCGTTCAGAAACAGCAAAGCGGCTCTATTCTTTTGAATGGGACGGACGTCTCTGAGAGTGCGCCGGAAATGCGAAATATTGGGCTGCTGTATCAACATTATATGTTGTTTCCTCATATGACCGTGAGAAAGAATATCTCTTTTAGCTTGCAAGTAAAAAGAAAAAAAAAGGAGATTATTGCTCAGCAGGTTTCTCATTACGCGGGATTGCTGCAAATTGATCATCTGCTTGATAGATATCCGGACAACTTAAGTGGCGGAGAGAAACAACGGGTAGCCTTAGCCAGGGCACTCGCAATGAACCCTCAGCTGCTTCTTCTCGATGAGCCGTTTGCTTCGGTTGATTCTAACCTTAAGCGGAGACTTATTGAGGTTCTGAAAAATCTGCATAAACAATTCAACCTTACCGTAATTCATGTTACCCATGATATCAACGAAGCCCTCTATTTAGCGAATAAGATTGCTATTATACAAGATGGCGCTATCGTTCAGTTCGGTCCCAAAGACAGCGTATTCAAAAATCCGGCTAATACCTTTGTCGCGGATTTCCTGGGGTATAAGAATATTTTCAAAGGGGTTATTGTTGATAGGGAATATTTTTCTACCAATGATATAAGGATTCATCTTGATGCGGTGTATGAGGATCGAGAATCGGTCATCCTTATCCCTCCGGAAAGCATTATTCTCTCGCCCCGGAATACTGCAACCAGCGCCAGGAATTCCTTCGAGGGTAATGTCGCTGATATTATTCACAAGAACGGTTTTTATGAGATTATCATCGAAATCGGGATACGGCTCTCGGTATATATAACGCATGATTCCTTTAATTCATTAATGATCGAAAACGGCATGCGTATCCACGTTCTTTTTAAAGCCACTGCAGTTAAGATCTATTAG
- a CDS encoding tungstate ABC transporter substrate-binding protein WtpA, translating into MKKEKNSIISLVYLFLLCFAISGVPATPGVQAEQNEKLVIFHAGSLSVPLKDMTEAFKKKYPKVEVIRESAGSRQCARKITELNKQADIMFSADTSVIKTLLMPEYTQWSINFATNEMIIMYRNDSKYADRINGKNWGEILLKDGVTYGHADPNADPCGYRSQLTWQLAEKYYKTPGLYSKLRAKSHIVRPKETDLLALLESGQIDYLFIYKSVAEQHNAKFVVLPDEVNLKNEKYESIYGTVSIDLTGKEPGEIIKQKGGSMVYGVTIPKNAPNYKLALEYVKLVIGPEGQKIMAKNGQIPFNPATSDEKDKLPAELKALVK; encoded by the coding sequence ATGAAAAAAGAGAAAAACAGTATTATCTCATTGGTGTATTTATTCCTTCTTTGCTTTGCGATTTCGGGTGTGCCGGCTACGCCCGGTGTTCAGGCAGAACAGAACGAAAAACTGGTCATATTTCATGCCGGAAGCTTGTCGGTTCCGCTTAAAGATATGACCGAAGCATTCAAAAAAAAATATCCTAAGGTAGAAGTTATTCGAGAGTCTGCCGGAAGTCGGCAATGTGCGAGAAAGATCACGGAGCTCAACAAACAGGCCGACATTATGTTTTCTGCTGATACTTCTGTAATCAAGACGCTGCTTATGCCTGAATATACGCAGTGGAGCATTAATTTTGCTACAAATGAAATGATCATAATGTATCGGAACGATAGTAAGTATGCAGACAGGATCAATGGTAAAAACTGGGGAGAGATTTTGCTGAAAGATGGAGTGACCTATGGACATGCCGATCCGAATGCCGATCCCTGCGGATATCGCTCACAACTTACCTGGCAGCTAGCAGAGAAATATTATAAAACACCTGGGCTTTATTCGAAACTACGTGCAAAAAGCCATATAGTAAGGCCAAAAGAGACAGATCTCCTGGCTTTGCTTGAATCCGGACAAATTGATTACCTTTTTATCTATAAGTCAGTTGCGGAGCAGCATAATGCCAAATTCGTGGTTTTACCTGACGAAGTTAACCTTAAGAACGAAAAATACGAATCGATTTATGGTACCGTAAGTATTGATCTCACCGGGAAAGAACCGGGAGAGATTATTAAGCAAAAAGGCGGTTCTATGGTCTATGGTGTGACTATTCCCAAGAATGCGCCGAATTATAAGCTGGCGCTGGAATATGTTAAACTAGTGATTGGACCGGAAGGGCAGAAAATTATGGCTAAAAATGGTCAAATACCTTTTAATCCTGCAACCTCAGATGAAAAAGACAAATTACCGGCTGAATTAAAAGCGCTAGTAAAATAA
- a CDS encoding molybdenum ABC transporter permease → MHRYHIPIIILAVLAGILAVVLIFPVINIIITSDPGLLLAAIRDKEVFHSITLTLECAGYATLLALVFGVPLAYLLARFSFWGKSFIEAAINIPIIIPHAAAGIALLTVLSHGFVVGDIVKMTNVQIIDTKLGITIAMFFVSSPFLINNAIIAFNSFDAKLEKTARTLGAGFWRTFFAISLPLSFRGIIKGALMMWGRGISEFGAVVILAYHPMITSTLIFERFESYGLKHSKPVAALLILLCLVFFSFIIYAGNSHARHKEY, encoded by the coding sequence ATGCATAGGTATCATATTCCAATAATCATTTTAGCTGTGCTGGCAGGAATCCTTGCTGTCGTATTAATCTTCCCCGTGATCAATATCATAATAACTTCAGATCCTGGGTTGTTATTGGCGGCAATAAGAGACAAGGAAGTTTTCCATTCAATAACCCTTACCTTGGAATGTGCCGGATATGCGACACTTCTGGCCCTGGTTTTTGGCGTGCCTCTAGCGTATCTGCTTGCGCGATTCTCTTTTTGGGGAAAATCTTTTATCGAAGCTGCAATCAATATTCCGATCATCATACCCCACGCGGCAGCGGGCATCGCTTTGCTGACGGTTCTCTCTCACGGTTTTGTTGTCGGTGATATTGTAAAAATGACAAATGTCCAGATTATTGATACAAAGCTTGGGATAACAATTGCTATGTTTTTTGTCAGCTCTCCTTTTTTAATCAATAATGCTATCATCGCTTTTAATTCATTTGATGCTAAACTCGAGAAAACTGCCCGGACGCTTGGCGCTGGGTTCTGGCGTACTTTTTTTGCCATCTCGTTACCGCTTTCATTTAGAGGGATAATTAAAGGAGCTCTAATGATGTGGGGCCGGGGAATCTCGGAATTTGGCGCTGTCGTTATCCTGGCCTATCATCCGATGATCACGTCGACACTGATTTTCGAGCGGTTTGAGTCATACGGGCTTAAGCATTCTAAACCTGTAGCCGCGCTGTTAATACTGCTTTGCTTAGTATTTTTTTCATTTATAATCTATGCGGGGAACAGTCATGCTCGTCACAAAGAATATTAA
- a CDS encoding (2Fe-2S) ferredoxin domain-containing protein yields MGSPMDIIKKKREEADRRIREHRSGISKRVYVGMATCEIAAGSEDVMQVFKTAINNGLPAVQLSQKGCVGRCNLEPTVEVLEEGKLSVKYCKVDPDKARQIIERHLKNGEVIKEWVLQ; encoded by the coding sequence ATGGGTTCACCTATGGATATTATCAAGAAAAAGCGTGAAGAAGCAGATCGGAGAATTCGTGAACACCGTTCCGGTATAAGCAAAAGGGTTTACGTGGGGATGGCAACCTGCGAAATAGCTGCCGGATCAGAAGACGTTATGCAGGTATTTAAAACTGCTATTAATAATGGCCTTCCTGCCGTGCAACTAAGCCAAAAAGGGTGTGTCGGCCGTTGTAACCTTGAACCTACCGTAGAAGTGCTCGAAGAGGGTAAGCTATCTGTTAAGTACTGTAAGGTTGATCCTGATAAAGCTCGTCAGATCATAGAGCGCCATCTCAAGAACGGCGAAGTAATTAAAGAGTGGGTATTACAATAA